From the genome of Cytobacillus firmus, one region includes:
- the rplA gene encoding 50S ribosomal protein L1 yields the protein MGGYSAKTTIKEEIKMAKKGKKYAEAVKLVDSSKAYPIAEAIELTKKTNFAKFDATVEVAFRLGVDPKKADQQIRGAVVLPNGTGKTQRVLVFAKGEKAKEAEAAGADFVGDSEYINKISQGWFDFDVIVATPDMMGEVGKLGRVLGPKGLMPNPKTGTVTFDVQKAVNEIKAGKVEYRVDKAGNIHVPIGKVSFEDEKLVENFNTIFDTMMKVKPAAAKGTYMKNVSVTSTMGPGVKVDPSSVAVK from the coding sequence GTGGGAGGTTATTCCGCTAAAACCACAATCAAGGAGGAAATAAAAATGGCTAAAAAAGGTAAGAAGTACGCAGAAGCTGTGAAGCTTGTTGATTCTTCAAAAGCTTACCCGATTGCTGAAGCAATTGAACTTACGAAGAAAACTAATTTTGCAAAATTTGATGCAACTGTTGAGGTAGCATTCCGCCTTGGAGTTGACCCTAAGAAAGCTGACCAGCAAATCCGTGGAGCGGTTGTTCTTCCAAACGGAACTGGTAAAACTCAGCGAGTTCTAGTATTCGCTAAAGGCGAAAAAGCGAAAGAAGCAGAAGCTGCTGGAGCAGATTTCGTAGGCGATTCTGAATACATCAACAAAATCAGCCAAGGCTGGTTCGACTTTGATGTAATCGTTGCTACACCTGACATGATGGGTGAAGTTGGTAAACTTGGCCGCGTATTAGGACCTAAAGGCTTAATGCCAAACCCTAAGACTGGCACAGTTACTTTTGACGTTCAAAAAGCAGTTAACGAAATCAAAGCAGGTAAAGTTGAATACCGTGTTGACAAAGCTGGTAACATCCACGTGCCAATCGGTAAAGTATCTTTCGAAGACGAAAAGCTTGTTGAAAACTTCAACACGATTTTCGACACAATGATGAAAGTGAAGCCTGCTGCTGCTAAAGGAACTTACATGAAGAACGTTTCTGTTACTTCTACAATGGGACCTGGCGTAAAAGTAGATCCATCATCTGTTGCAGTTAAATAA